The genomic DNA GGGAGTTTTTGAGCAGAAGGCATTTTGAATGCCCTCAAGAAGCTATTCAAGTTCTGAATGTTGTTCTTAGAGCTAAACCATCTCAGATGTAACTGCCTGTTGATTAATGTTAAACTTTGCTTGCTGTTAAATTGCTGAAACCATTTTATATGACATCAaattaatacatttgaaacatcatTTGGCAGATATACTGAGGTGGGAAGGTCTTTTTTCCATACATCATTAGGTCCTAGAGGAGATCTTGGTAATGGAATAGAATACTGGTCTGGATATTATCAGAGTCTTCGACTCACTCAGATGGGTTTATCTCTTAATATTGGTAGGTACTTTGATTGCTCAGTTTGTGTAGCCACTTTGTTCCTAATGTTTCAGTATGAAGATTTACTGGTTTTGCTTTGCAGATGTGTCTGCTCGATCATTCTATGAGCCAATTTTAGTATCAGAGTTTGTTGCGAATCATTGCAGACTATCAAACCTGTCAAAGCCGCTGTCTGTTCAAGATCATATTAAAGTATTATTACATACTGTTTTCTTGCCCTACGTATATATTGAATTCAGTGTTTATTAATCGAACTTGCTGAATTTTTTTGCAATGCTTCTATTGCCGTATCTTTTAGGTGAAAAGGGCCTTGAGGGGAGTAAGAGTTAAGCTCATCTACATGATTTATGCCaaaacttgcaagattattggaGTATCTAGAGACCCTATAAGTCAGTTGACGTGAGTTTGTTGTTATAGTACTATAcgtgctcataaatatttttagtaaGCTACTTTTATGTGGCCTGTGTGGTAGAATTGTTTTTGGGTTATTTGTAGTCTTGTATTCACTACTTATCTAAGTTCCATCTTCAAATTGAGttggttttattttcttttattttttttttgcagTTGACAGTTTTTAGTATTTGGCTTGGTTATGTCTTGTTCTAAAATATTGTTTATGCTTGTACATTTGTAAAATCTTGTGCTTATGGTATATTTGTCCCATTCTGTCTCATTATGTTTCTGTTCAACTTTTGGCTTTTTTAGATTTACTCTCGATGACAAGAGAGCAAATGTCTCTGTGATCAAGTATTTCCGTGAGAAATACAATGTTGTGCTTAAATATCCATCCTTGCCTGCACTTCAAAGTGGAAGTCAAGCTAGACCTGTCTACCTGCCAATGGAGGTTTTTACTTTATATCAAGATGatattgtttttgttttctttttgtttgttaCTGATTCTCTTGTATGATTTTGTTTTACAGCTTTGTAGTATCGTTGAGGGTCAGAGATACACAAAAAAACTAAATGAACAACAAGTTAGATCTCTGCTAAGAGCAACTTGTCAACGTCCGAACATTAGGGAGGGGAAGGTACCTCAATTTTGGAtgcttattatttttgaaatttgttgACAAGATGAGAATTGTGATTCATTTGGCATTTCATGTTTCTGCAGATGGTCCAGGTCAATAATTTTGAGGTGGAGGAGCCTATTACTAAAGAATTTGGAATGCATGTTCGCAAAGAACTTGCGTTGATTGATGCACAAGTTCTAAATCCTCCAGCGGTACTTATATGCCAATATGTAATATTTTCAAGGATACTGTCTGTCTTATAATAAGATTAATGTCTGTTGTGGTTGCTGCAGCTAAAGTATCACGACACTGGACGTGACAAAATTGTTAATCCTAGTTGTGGGCAATGGAACATGATCAACAAGGtgatatttttttttcttcccctCTTATTCTTTGAAGTGgcattatttgtaaaatttaaggAATCAGACCTGTCTCTTCAGTCTCCTCTTGTTCCAGAGTTCTTGTTCATTTTTTCAATTCATTTTTAAGGTTTGCAGTGTCTTCTTTGCAATTTAGTGTAGCTATAAgtcttttgggaaaattttgctAGGTTTTAAGgatcaacaatttttttttttgcagaaaATGGTCAATGGGGGTAAAGTCGATTTCTGGACTTGTGTGGACTTCTCCTCTGGATATTGGAATATGTCAGAAGACTTCTGTGAAGAGCTGGTGAAAATGTGTAACAGCAAAGGAATGGTATGCTGTGTGGTTTTTTTAGTGTAGATGGATGGTATATCTGTTATTTATTTATCACTAGCTTGATTTCCCATTTTGTTACTCTAGGTGTTTTGCCGAACTCCTTCAATTGCAATGCGATCAGCTCGTTCTGATCGAATTGATCAGACTCTCGTGGATGTATACAAAGAGTCTGCTGGCTTGAATAAGCCACTTCAGTTGTTGATAATTATCTTACCTGATCAGACTGGCTCTTACGGTAAGAAATTCTGATGTTTTGTAAATGGGTAATGCCTGGGGTTTCTTCGCGAGACTCAAATCTTTTTGCTTGCAGGAAAAATAAAGCGAATTTGTGAGACGGAGCTAGGTATTGTTTCACAATGTTGTAAGCCTGTGCAAGCTTCAAAGTTTAGCAActaatattttgaaaatgttgcTCTCAAGATCAATGCTAAGGTATATGTTTTGCCTCACTGGTGGTGATTTGATTAGTGTTTTCTTGTCTTGTTATCTTCTTAAATCATTAGAATTGTAAATTCTGTAGGTTGGGGGGCGAAATACTGTGCTGAATGATGCTATTTTAAGGAGAATTCCGCTTGTGACTGATGTCCCTACAATCATTTTTGGGGCAGATGTCACTCATCCGCCGCCTGGCGAAGACTCTAGTTCTTCTATAGCTGCAGTAAGCATATTCATTATTCTCTATCATCCCCATTTTGTTACTTGATCATATTTAAGAGGTTATTGGCTGGCTGCAGATCGTTGCATCAATGGATTGGCCTGAGGTAACCAAGTATCGTGGAATTGTCTCTGCACAGACTCACCGGGTGGAAATAATCCAGGATCTTTATAAACAAACTAAGGATCCACAAAAGGGTTTAGTTGAGGGTGGAATGGTTAGGTAGGGAGATAGATTTATTTCAGGCTTAAATTTTTAGTTTCTTCTAGAAGTGCTCTACTTTCTTAACATTTCAAGTTCTTTGCAGGGAGTTGCTTCTTGCTTTCTTCAAGTCGACAAGACAAAAGCCTTCTAGAATTATCTTGTACAGGTAATGTTTGTTTTTGACCATCTGTATATATTTCTAGCAGTAGTGCTGATATCTGATTTTTGATGTGTGGCAGAGCTGGTGTTAGTGAAGGACAATTCAGCCAAGTTTTGCTTTATGAAATGGATGCAATTCGGAGGGTATTGAAATCACTCTATAATATCT from Gossypium arboreum isolate Shixiya-1 chromosome 9, ASM2569848v2, whole genome shotgun sequence includes the following:
- the LOC108454647 gene encoding LOW QUALITY PROTEIN: protein argonaute 5-like (The sequence of the model RefSeq protein was modified relative to this genomic sequence to represent the inferred CDS: substituted 1 base at 1 genomic stop codon), whose product is MSGLDGGGRGSGRGGGGRGRGYGHPRCQPSQSSSRGGGGGGGRARGRGSSGSTVTYNPPPPQMAPAQPPPQMAVAPLGVPFSHPSSSSGVGSLSREVSEKLTMEPVAVTTAPPLPPSSSKAIMFPPRPGFGTVGTKCLVRANHFLVDVADADLHHYDVTITPKVTGKKVNRAIMKQLIDVYKESHLGRRCPVYDGRKSLYTAGPLPFESKELVIKLTEEDCSDGSSRPAWKERQFKVAIKLASKTDLHYLREFLSRRHFECPQEAIQVLNVVLRAKPSQIYTEVGRSFFHTSLGPRGDLGNGIEYWSGYYQSLRLTQMGLSLNIDVSARSFYEPILVSEFVANHCRLSNLSKPLSVQDHIKVKRALRGVRVKLIYMIYAKTCKIIGVSRDPISQLTFTLDDKRANVSVIKYFREKYNVVLKYPSLPALQSGSQARPVYLPMELCSIVEGQRYTKKLNEQQVRSLLRATCQRPNIREGKMVQVNNFEVEEPITKEFGMHVRKELALIDAQVLNPPALKYHDTGRDKIVNPSCGQWNMINKKMVNGGKVDFWTCVDFSSGYWNMSEDFCEELVKMCNSKGMVFCRTPSIAMRSARSDRIDQTLVDVYKESAGLNKPLQLLIIILPDQTGSYGKIKRICETELGIVSQCCKPVQASKFSNXYFENVALKINAKVGGRNTVLNDAILRRIPLVTDVPTIIFGADVTHPPPGEDSSSSIAAIVASMDWPEVTKYRGIVSAQTHRVEIIQDLYKQTKDPQKGLVEGGMVRELLLAFFKSTRQKPSRIILYRAGVSEGQFSQVLLYEMDAIRRACSSLQEGYMPRVTFVVVQKRHHTRLFPTDRNKTDRSGNILPGTVVDTSICHPTEFDFYLNSHAGIQGTSKPTHYHVLFDENGFTADILQVLTNSLCYTYARYTKSVSIVPPAYYAHLAARRARYYIGDEMSDGDKVRPLPSIRDNVKEVMFYI